In Cardinium endosymbiont of Dermatophagoides farinae, the sequence AAGTTCTGTAGCAAGCGTTATCTTCATCTTGTTCGGCATCTGCTTTTTCTAACAAAGCTTGCAAAAATCTTATTCCTTCCATATGACACCAATCATTAGAAGTTGCTATAGCATGATAACAAGCAGTATTTTTAGAAATATCGAAACCATTTTGCTGGATTAAGCATTGCGTCAGCTCTGGGTAAAACCCAAGATTGATTAAAAATTCAAGAAGCGTTTGATCAAAGTGAACTTGATTTACATCAACAGATGGATGCACTATTAAAGCACGTATTAGGGGTCTTCTTGGATATAGGAAATTATTGTACGTTAAGGCTGTTTTCTGTACTAAAGATGTTCTTCTTTTTTTTCCAGGTTATTGTATAAATTTACCTGATTAGCAACATGTTTCAGACATTACTTTTCTCACTTTCCAGCAATTTATTAAAAGTGCTTAGCATCGCTTTTTTCATTGTTTACAAAGTACAATTTCTGAATACGACATACCTGCGAAGCGCTGTACCCGGTAGCTTGTGCGGTATCTTGAATGCTTAGTTTTTTAACACTTCGATAATATATTACCTTCTGGTGACGCTCATGATCAGCCTGTTTTCCACGATATTTACCCTCTTGACGTGCTCTTTCGATTCCCTGTTTTTGCCGTTGCTGACGGCTCAACCAATCCTTATACGACATTGCGGCCATTAGATCCATGAGCATATTATTGATGGCAGAAATCACAGCACGAGTTATTGGATCATTTTGTGATGGTTCTTTGTCAGACAAAACCTGCCATGAAGTTGGGATGTCCAGACTTACAATTCTAAATTCATGATGTTCAATCTGCTTTTTGAGTGTTAGCCAGTCACTGTTACTAAGTCTGGTCAGCCGATCTATTTGTTCTACTAGTAGAATATCATTTCGGTGACTATCCATTAGTAATCGTCCCAGTTCTGGTCTTTCCAGTTTTGTTCCGCTGATATTTTCTCGGTAGTAGCTAGCGATTTTGTGTCCTCTCTCCTGAACAAACTGCTCGAGCATTTCTTTTGCTCGATCTGCAAACTGATCTTCTGTTGAAGCTCTCAAATAAGCTCTGATGAACATATTCTAACGAATTTATCGTATTTAGGTTATGTCATTGAATCTATTGCATATAGGTTATTTCATTGATTCAATTTAATAATTTTTAAGATATTTCATTGAGGTGTACCATTATGCGATAAAAATTTAAACGAAAATTAATCTACAAAATAATTATCAATGCAAACTATATGCCTAGGAGACAAATATTAATACGCACCGCAAGCCAGCCAATAGGTTCGGTTTTTCTGTCTTGCTTTGTTACCTGAAGAACATAGGGATGATCCCAGATAAAAAATCACTACTTTCCGATTTTTTACTCAAGCATATCGCTAGCAGACTTAATTTATCAAATGAACTTTGGAAAGATTGCGCATCAGGACGAGACACCACTCGCAGGGAACATTTAATAGAACTATACCACTATCTAGGACTAAAAAAATTTACAAAACAGATTCAAAATGATTGCATTTCGTATTTAATTCCACTTACAAAACGCACTGACAAGGGTATTCTTCTTGCACAAGAACTTCTAAAGTATATGCAGCGGAATTGCGTGATTATTCCCACTATTGATGTACTGGAGCGAACGTGCTCAAATGCCATGGCTGCTGGTGATAAAATAGTATTCTCGGAACTGAATGCTCAACTTATATCAGAGCATAAGGTCAATCTAGACAGCCTTCTGATTGCATCAAATAATCATCTTTCACGTCTATCTTGGATTCTTCAACCTCCTGGTAAAATTAACGGAAAAAATGTATTACAGCACATTGAACGCTTGAATACGATCGTGGCAATAGACTTACCGGTAGGGATCGGACGTTTAGTTCATCAGAATCGGTTACTGAAACTGGCCCGTGAGGGTCGGAATATGAGCAGCCGAGATTTGACTAAGTTCTCATCAAGCAGACCGATACGCTATTCTAATATGTGTGATTGAAGAAGCCAGAGCTACACTTACAGATGAGATCATCGATTTGCATGAGCGTATCTTGAACAGTATGTTCAGCCGGGCTAAAAGGCTAACATAGAAAAATACAAAAACAGCCTTAACGTACAATAATTTCCCATATCCAAGGAGACCCCTATAAACCCATTGGAATCAACTGCTTGTTCGCTTTCCACATTTAGAAATCCATATAACCTACTCATAATGGAGCGATCAACTGAAGCATCAGAAGACCCGGTAGCGTTTTTAGATACCTCTTCAACCAATACCTCTTCAACTGATAGCTTGTCAACTATATACTCAGGTCCTATACCATATTTGCCTATAGTAGTACAGGCAGGCGTATAACCTAACAATAGCATCAATACCTTTGATCTAAAATGTATATAGCAGAAGAATAGTACGCTCCGTACAAAATAAAAGATAATGCCAATCATAATAAAAAATTTAAATATTATTTAAAAGCTTAAAGAAATGTATAGCACAAAGTGTTTTTTGTATTCAGATAGTATAGCTAGAGGGCTAAATCGATACAAATTCAGCGCTTTATTGCACATTACATGCGTTTATCGAAGGCTAAAAGCGAGGGCATACGAACCATCTATACACCGCTTTTTGTATGCCTGCGCTAAAATACATTTTCAACTAAATTGATACCATTGTCTGAATGTATATCAGTTTTAAACTGATAATCAGTAATTAACATTTTGAAATCGAAGAAGAAGATGAGCCACGGCGCATTGTGGGTTGGTTAATGATAAACTTAGTATAAGTAATACAATCATTGATGCATCTATCTGTTTCTTGTTGAGCATTATTATCGTTAAGTAAAATAGATTTACTAAGATGTATTGTATAGCGCTGAAGTTGCTAACGTCTTCCGGGCATATTGTATGGCATATATCACTTCCTTATTGTAACCTGTAAGTTCAGGGTTACAGAGTAATGTAAGCGTAGAAAAATCTAATAATAGGCCAATGATAACATAAATAGAAACAGTACTATAGCATACTTTGAAAATTTTAGTTATCTCATCTTTTAGAATAGGATCACTGTAATAGGTAATCGAATGAATAATTTCTTTAATCTTATTAATCTTATCGCCTATAGATTTGAAATACGCTTTACTTAGCTTCCTAATAAGCTCAGTGTCTCCGTAGTCCAGAAGCTTACTCGATGCTTTTTTGTTAAGTAGCTTTGTTAACTCCGATTCGTAACTATTGTTTATAGATATGGAATTATACATCTCTGTAATTAACTTACAAGCTTTGCTGTATTGTTTTTGTGCTGTGTCTTTATCGGTTTCTCCTTTGCAGATGCTTTTATTCAATTCATGAATTATTAAAAGATTCAATAGTTTGTAATGATAGTCTAAAAAATTATCTAAAATAAAAAATTATCTAAAATAGAGTCGCTGTTCTTAACTGCAGTTACTGCAGTATTTTTATCTTTTTTGTCTACCTTACAACAGGCCTGTATGGGGGATAATAGGATGCTCATTACCTTGTTCCTTGTATCTTCTTGCGCTTCCGTGTTCTTTATTGTTTCTGCAAGTAGTTGAACCCCATGGGAATTTTGCATATATGGAAGCTTCTCAACTTCATTTATTTTAGCAGGTAAGACTTTCTTTCTATCTATTAAACTACGCAAATATATGCGGTTAGGATCCGTAAACTTACGATCGTTACTTTGTTTGATTAAATGTTGTTGAATATGTTTAATTAGATGTAGAGGTTCCTGATCTGCTAACGCATTAGAATAATCAATCATAGGTAAGCTGAGTAGCGTATTTTTGTTGAATTGCTCCTTATTATTGTCAAGAAATTCTTCAAAATTTTTAATAAAACGCTTAAAATTTTCTTCATTAAAGCTGGATTTATTTTCTTGGATATCTTTTGTAAATTTTTTCATATAATCATGGCAAATATGTATGATGGTATGAATACTACAATAAGACTTATCTGATTCTAAAAATTGGGTAGCGTATTATTCTGTTCTGTATGGCTCTTTCCTTTACAAAAATTGCTTATTGCCTCCACTATATATTTATACTATTTGATTTACAGTAACTCATATTATTTGCCCTATAGTAACTGCATCCAACTAATGCCGTAAGCGCACTGGCCCAAAAAATGGTGCTGTAGTAAATATTTGATTTTTTCATTTGATTTTGATTTAAAAATGTTTTTAGGTATGGCTCGTTAGCTATTAAACAATTGCTTTACTTGATTGTACCAATTATTTAATATTTTGATTGTCAAAAATTTTTTTCCTACAAAATTTTTAGCTTAGTTAATACTATCAGTGAACCATAGTTGCATCATGCAAATAATAAGTTACATATCCAAAAAATATACAATAAAAATTGATTGCATAATAATTTAAAAATTGCAATGCGTAAAAATGTCGTTTATTGCAAATTTATTTTGCTTTTTATATTATATTATAAGGGTTGTCGTATCTAAGGGAGTTTTAGTTCGAGGTAACCTATTTTTATAATATTTATGGATAGAAAATATATAAAAGGGTTTGTCTTTGCCTTGGTATGCATCACTCAGTTTATGCAATGCACTGTTTTAACTAAGGGCCTGCATATGGGTAATTGTATGCGCATCATGGGAATGAATCCAATCAACGCAATTAAAAAAGCGGGCCAAGCGCAGCAAGAATATATAAAATTACTTTGTGTTGATTTTTATTCTTTATTTAAACAAGCAAAAGGTGACGTAGAAGACTGCGTCAATATCCATCTTCCAAAATCTTTGACCGCTTCCACTACGTGGAATACTAAGTATCGTAGTGATGACTATTTTATCATATCCTTTGGTAATATAAAAGCAGATAAGAACCTTCTATGGAGCTGAAACTTGAATATAGTGGCCCAGGTATAGAAAATAATATAGAACCAGGAGCGTTAGCGGCAATAAGGAAGACTTTGTATCATCCTAAGGAGTTCAAAGACTTGATTATTAATTGCTTAGCAAAAAACTGTAAAGTCGTTGTTTTTGCTGCTATACAATACCCGCACTTTATTCCAATTGTGTTGGAACCTGTTATTGGGTTCACTAAGGAGCAATTAAGTAATATAGGCATTGTATACAATGGTGAAGATGCCAATGCAGCCTGTCAACCTTACAAACATATAAAGCTTGCTGAGGAATTAATGGGTCTACAAAAAGATCAAAGGGGTAATGGTTTGGTCATATCAAGTTCGTTGGGCAATCCTATAACCGATTTAAGTTCTAACATTGATTATATACTGTGTAGGATGGACTTAGAAAAGTCTGGTAATGCATCTTCGGCTTGTTCGCTTTGGTCTAGGATAAGCGCATTTGAAGAGCAGCGATATGCGCTTATGCAAAAAGCTAAAGCGGATGAATGGACGCTAGAAAAGTTGCAAAATGAAATATGGGATAAGGTGAAAAAGCATTTAAGGCCTTATACTAGGCTTAAGTATTGGGTAAACTTGAGTATTGGATAAATAAGCTACAAACGCCTAACGTGTACAAATCAAATTCCTAGTGGTGGGTGTTTCTATTTCTATGGTAATCAGGAAATAATGTAGTGGTAAAATGGCTTTAATTTTTGAGGGCCATTCTATAAAACAGTAGCAGCCAGAGGAAAAATAGCTTTCAAAATCTAATGCAATGGCATCATCTATATGATTAAGCCGGTAGCAGTCAAAATGGTAAATGGGAGTATGATCTATGGTTTCGTATTCATTGATAATTGAAAATGTTGGGCTGTTAACGGTATGAATGGTTTGTAATGCTCTACAAAGCGCTTTAATCAAAGTGGTTTTACCAGATCCCATAGGACCTTCTAGCAGCCATATTTTATGATCACCGGCATGGCTTAACAAGCGATAAGCAATAGATTCGAGTGTTTCATAAGAACTTTTTAGGAGCATGTATTACCGTTTTTTTGCCTTCTTTTTTTTATCCTTCCCTTGAAGGTAGTTCAATAAAGGCCACTTTTCAGGGTTTTGAACAATATCTTCAGCTTGTTTCAATAATGCTGGATCATACCTTTCCTGTGCAAGTATTTTCAATGCAATGGCTTGGTCTGCTTCGCCTGGTACAACTTTATAGGTATAATGAATTTTTTGATCTGGTTTTTCTTCTATATAGACCTTAAAATTTTTAATCCCTCTCTCTTTAAACTTATGGGTTAGGTCCATTAAGATCGGATAATGCGTGGAAACAATATGGAGTGCATTAGGGTGTTTGGCTATGGATGCCAGTATACCATAGGCTGCCGCACTGGCTTCAATTGGATTGGTACGCGCAAAGGGTTCATCAGAAATGGTAAAAGTAAATTCATTTGGTTTGGAGTTTTCAAGCATATGCTTGTACCGTTGCATACGGTGTACCTCCACCATAAAGAGGGAATCACCAGATGCAATATCGTCCCTGAGCTCTATATAGGTATTGATCTTGTTAAAAGGGGTGATAACCGCATTTTTAGCAGCCGCAATCCCAAATGTTTGGCTGAGCAATAGGCTACTGGCTACACCACAAATAAAAGAGGATTTCCCACCTGCATTTGGCCCACAAAGGATCATGTTACGGGTTTTATGTGTATCCAGCTCTACATTGTTGTCTACAACTGTTGCAGGATTTAGCATTGGATTCCACATGCCATCTAAGGTTATGCATGGTGTGCTTTGCTCAGAACGGTCTAAGAATTTAGTGAAGGTATAGCAGTGCTCTGGAAAAGCTGCTTTGGATTCTTTGATCAAAGTAACTATGCCTATAAAGCTATCTAATTGACCCAATTCGTACATAGCTGGTTTTAGATGATCTTTATATTCTGTAAACAAGTTGTATGTAGCCAATAGCTTGCCACTATTTCCACGAATATAGGACCAATTGTCAAGTTTCATATCTAAAAGATTACCTACCATAATCCCTAGTTCAGTCGCTTCCTTACGCTTGTCTAATAAGGCCCTTATCGCGCTTAAAGAAGGGGCGTAATGGGCTTCTAATGCTTGATGGCCTGTTACAATAGTATTTACCTCTTGGATCGTTTTCATAAAAATTTGCACATCCCGCATACGACCAGCTAGATTGCAAAAAATAGCACTATATTCTTGATAGCTTTTTACTCCACAATAGCCCCGCCATATAGCCGCTGCATGCGTAACTGCTGCGCCTAAAAAGGGTAAAAATAATGGTTTTCCATCAGTGGTATTGTAACTATTGATAATAGATATGATAGAGTAAATCGGCATAAATAAGTGAAGGGAAGCATAGCTACTGCTTCTACTGCCTTCATTCCAACCTCCTTTTGAAATAGAAGTCACCCAATAATTGGCTTCGCACCAAAATAACCCTAATATAGGGATTGTAACAAACTCTCCATATATATCTAAAAGGTTTCTAAAAAAAATCCGAAGGTTAAGCCTGCTCGCTATTTTATTGGTCGCAGCATTGGCTGAAAGAAATCGCTTGTTCATGTAGCTCTTATATGCATCGGTATACAGTGGATCTGTATGGGTCCATAAGGAAAGCAAACGCTGCTCTGCCTTTTGGTAGCGTGCTAGAGATTGCTTTAGCGCTTTTAAACAAGCTGGGTCTTCTAATAATACTTGTACGGTTTGCTGGCGGTTGGATAGGGTAGCTATATCACTGGTTGGCGTTACTAAAAGTGTACCCAATGCACATTCACCTAATACAGTAGTAGTCCTATTAATTCGTGATAAGAAGTGATAAGCTGGATTACTAG encodes:
- a CDS encoding recombinase family protein — protein: MFIRAYLRASTEDQFADRAKEMLEQFVQERGHKIASYYRENISGTKLERPELGRLLMDSHRNDILLVEQIDRLTRLSNSDWLTLKKQIEHHEFRIVSLDIPTSWQVLSDKEPSQNDPITRAVISAINNMLMDLMAAMSYKDWLSRQQRQKQGIERARQEGKYRGKQADHERHQKVIYYRSVKKLSIQDTAQATGYSASQVCRIQKLYFVNNEKSDAKHF
- the tsaE gene encoding tRNA (adenosine(37)-N6)-threonylcarbamoyltransferase complex ATPase subunit type 1 TsaE, with the translated sequence MLLKSSYETLESIAYRLLSHAGDHKIWLLEGPMGSGKTTLIKALCRALQTIHTVNSPTFSIINEYETIDHTPIYHFDCYRLNHIDDAIALDFESYFSSGCYCFIEWPSKIKAILPLHYFLITIEIETPTTRNLICTR
- a CDS encoding MutS-related protein — encoded protein: MRNNSSCARIIIFYFILSLRCISSVWASADSRIEDESITAKVSRNYLRSFPIAPISSKVLASKTKKETILQKDKIKLAESTQRKVILRTIFSDIDANIPGNKEAILNSNAWTDLMLFYGGSSNPAYHFLSRINRTTTVLGECALGTLLVTPTSDIATLSNRQQTVQVLLEDPACLKALKQSLARYQKAEQRLLSLWTHTDPLYTDAYKSYMNKRFLSANAATNKIASRLNLRIFFRNLLDIYGEFVTIPILGLFWCEANYWVTSISKGGWNEGSRSSSYASLHLFMPIYSIISIINSYNTTDGKPLFLPFLGAAVTHAAAIWRGYCGVKSYQEYSAIFCNLAGRMRDVQIFMKTIQEVNTIVTGHQALEAHYAPSLSAIRALLDKRKEATELGIMVGNLLDMKLDNWSYIRGNSGKLLATYNLFTEYKDHLKPAMYELGQLDSFIGIVTLIKESKAAFPEHCYTFTKFLDRSEQSTPCITLDGMWNPMLNPATVVDNNVELDTHKTRNMILCGPNAGGKSSFICGVASSLLLSQTFGIAAAKNAVITPFNKINTYIELRDDIASGDSLFMVEVHRMQRYKHMLENSKPNEFTFTISDEPFARTNPIEASAAAYGILASIAKHPNALHIVSTHYPILMDLTHKFKERGIKNFKVYIEEKPDQKIHYTYKVVPGEADQAIALKILAQERYDPALLKQAEDIVQNPEKWPLLNYLQGKDKKKKAKKR